One part of the Arachidicoccus terrestris genome encodes these proteins:
- the def gene encoding peptide deformylase, with product MQLPIIAYGTPILRKVARNIDADYPDLKKLIEDMWETLYASNGVGLAAPQINRDIRLFLVDSEVIFNNMEPDDEPYPDAPGIKRVFINAKIKKLEGEPWSYNEGCLSIPKINEDVIRPETVVLEYQDENFEHHTETFIGMTARIIQHEYDHIEGKLFIDYLKPLKKKLLQRKLTDISKGKVQVGYKMLFPK from the coding sequence ATGCAATTACCCATTATCGCCTACGGTACGCCTATTCTAAGAAAAGTGGCGCGCAATATAGACGCTGATTATCCCGATCTGAAAAAATTGATCGAAGATATGTGGGAGACTTTATATGCCAGTAATGGTGTTGGTTTAGCCGCTCCGCAGATTAACCGGGATATCCGTTTATTTTTGGTGGATAGTGAGGTCATATTTAACAACATGGAGCCGGATGACGAACCCTATCCGGATGCACCTGGTATCAAGCGTGTTTTCATCAATGCAAAGATCAAAAAACTGGAAGGTGAACCTTGGTCATATAATGAAGGCTGTCTGAGTATTCCAAAGATCAATGAAGATGTTATCCGGCCCGAAACCGTTGTACTGGAATATCAGGACGAGAACTTTGAACATCATACCGAGACCTTTATCGGTATGACTGCTCGCATCATTCAACATGAATATGATCATATAGAAGGCAAGCTTTTTATCGACTACCTGAAACCCCTTAAAAAGAAGCTCCTGCAGCGTAAGCTGACAGATATCTCTAAAGGAAAGGTGCAGGTAGGATATAAGATGCTGTTCCCTAAATAG
- a CDS encoding alpha/beta hydrolase, with translation MNVYFMSGLGADEHMFLKTTLPEGFEIHHLAWLKPLKNEPFPAYARRLAEGIDESQPFLLVGLSLGGMMAIEMNKFLQPDYTILISSVTNREGLPFWFKLASLTGIYRIVPNYFYHHRNFITAWLLGAQSKEDKVLLSKVMLNADPVFVKWAVPRILKWDNHFIPAKMKHVHGTADVILPYRPNKRTLPVEKGTHFMVYNRAGEVNRLLKDILNKAGIQP, from the coding sequence ATGAATGTATATTTTATGAGTGGCCTGGGGGCGGATGAGCATATGTTTTTAAAAACAACACTTCCTGAAGGCTTCGAAATACATCATTTGGCTTGGCTAAAGCCTTTAAAAAATGAGCCCTTTCCGGCCTATGCCAGACGGCTAGCGGAAGGAATCGACGAATCGCAACCATTTTTATTAGTGGGTCTTTCTTTGGGGGGAATGATGGCCATTGAAATGAATAAATTTCTGCAACCGGATTATACCATTCTCATATCCAGTGTTACCAATAGAGAAGGATTGCCTTTTTGGTTTAAATTGGCCAGCTTAACCGGCATTTATAGGATTGTCCCCAATTATTTTTATCATCATCGAAACTTTATCACGGCCTGGCTCCTGGGCGCACAGTCTAAAGAAGACAAAGTTTTATTGAGTAAAGTAATGCTAAATGCTGATCCTGTATTTGTAAAATGGGCCGTGCCAAGGATATTAAAATGGGACAACCATTTTATTCCCGCAAAAATGAAGCATGTACATGGTACGGCGGACGTTATTTTGCCTTACCGGCCCAATAAAAGAACTTTGCCGGTTGAAAAAGGAACCCATTTCATGGTGTACAACCGGGCTGGTGAAGTTAACCGGCTGCTAAAAGATATACTGAACAAAGCAGGTATCCAGCCTTAA
- a CDS encoding sodium-translocating pyrophosphatase — MNNLFYVVPILGLIGLIFTIIKSKWVTAQDPGLDRMKEISNYIADGAMAFLKSEYRVMLYFVVIASILLGVMGYSNSSSHWSIALSFVAGAFLSALAGFIGMRIATKANVRTANAARTSLRKALAVSFTGGSVMGMGVTGLAVMGLGGLFIVLLMTFAPGALSDTEEVAKAIEVLTGFSLGAESIALFARVGGGIYTKAADVGADLVGKVEAGIPEDDPRNPATIADNVGDNVGDVAGMGADLFGSYVATILATMVLGHEVLGTSGVALTDGYNGFSPILLPMLIAGAGIIFSIIGTFFVTISENAGLSTAKVQAALNKGNWGAIILTAVATYFIVNWLLPADTTMVLRGTHFTRNGVYGAVLVGLGVGTLMSIITEYFTAMGKRPVKSIIRQSGTGHATNIIGGLAVGMESTMLPIIVLAAGIYGSFLCAGLYGVAIASAGMMATTAMQLAIDAFGPIADNAGGIAEMSELPGEVREKTDILDAVGNTTAATGKGFAIASAALTSLALFAAFVGIAKIDGIDIYRADVLAGLFIGAMIPFIFSSFAIRAVGEAAMAMVEEVRRQFKNIPGIMEGKATPEYDKCVAISTNASLKKMLLPGAIALISPLIIGFVFGPEVLGGFLAGATVSGVLMGMFQNNAGGAWDNAKKSFEKGVEINGEMHYKKSDPHKASVTGDTVGDPFKDTSGPSMNILIKLMSIVSLVIAPTIAKLHSDDIQKNLKQKQENIQQLLGTEHQQAYINHLLIQNNDTAALFTRHVADKKELSGS; from the coding sequence ATGAACAATTTGTTTTATGTGGTACCTATCCTGGGTCTCATAGGTCTTATATTTACGATCATCAAGAGCAAGTGGGTTACGGCACAGGATCCGGGGCTGGATCGCATGAAAGAAATCTCTAATTATATTGCCGATGGCGCGATGGCCTTTCTAAAGTCTGAATATCGGGTTATGTTATATTTTGTTGTTATAGCAAGTATTCTCTTAGGGGTAATGGGTTATAGTAATAGTAGCTCTCACTGGTCAATCGCACTTTCTTTTGTTGCCGGCGCCTTCCTGAGCGCCCTGGCAGGTTTTATCGGTATGAGGATCGCCACCAAGGCCAATGTAAGAACCGCTAATGCAGCGAGAACCTCTCTTAGAAAAGCATTGGCTGTTTCCTTTACCGGAGGGTCGGTCATGGGTATGGGAGTGACTGGCTTGGCGGTAATGGGCTTAGGCGGGCTCTTTATAGTATTGTTAATGACTTTTGCTCCGGGTGCTCTCAGTGATACCGAGGAAGTTGCGAAGGCCATCGAAGTATTGACAGGCTTTAGTCTCGGAGCGGAAAGTATCGCATTATTTGCCCGTGTGGGTGGCGGTATATATACCAAGGCGGCTGATGTAGGCGCGGATCTGGTAGGTAAGGTAGAAGCCGGCATTCCGGAAGACGATCCCCGTAATCCAGCCACGATTGCGGATAATGTAGGCGATAATGTCGGAGATGTCGCCGGCATGGGCGCTGACCTCTTTGGCAGTTATGTTGCGACTATTCTTGCTACCATGGTCTTAGGCCATGAAGTTTTAGGCACTAGTGGTGTAGCATTGACAGATGGCTACAATGGATTCTCTCCTATCCTACTGCCCATGTTGATTGCCGGTGCAGGTATTATTTTTTCTATTATCGGTACTTTCTTCGTTACCATCAGTGAAAATGCCGGACTTAGCACGGCAAAAGTACAGGCAGCTCTGAATAAGGGAAACTGGGGGGCGATCATCCTGACCGCTGTTGCCACATATTTTATAGTTAACTGGCTGTTGCCGGCAGACACGACCATGGTGTTACGGGGCACACATTTTACCAGAAATGGCGTATATGGTGCCGTTTTGGTAGGCCTTGGCGTAGGTACGTTAATGAGTATAATCACAGAATATTTTACGGCGATGGGTAAACGCCCGGTGAAAAGCATCATTCGTCAATCCGGTACCGGCCACGCGACCAATATCATTGGTGGGCTGGCAGTAGGTATGGAAAGTACGATGTTACCCATTATTGTACTGGCAGCCGGTATTTATGGATCCTTTCTTTGTGCCGGTCTATATGGGGTGGCTATTGCTTCTGCAGGTATGATGGCCACGACTGCCATGCAGCTGGCTATCGATGCTTTTGGTCCGATTGCAGATAATGCCGGTGGTATCGCTGAAATGAGTGAACTGCCCGGCGAGGTCCGAGAAAAAACAGATATACTGGATGCTGTAGGTAATACAACGGCGGCCACTGGTAAGGGGTTTGCTATTGCCTCCGCCGCTTTAACTTCCTTAGCCTTATTTGCTGCCTTTGTCGGTATCGCCAAAATAGACGGCATCGACATCTACCGGGCTGACGTACTTGCAGGATTATTTATTGGCGCCATGATTCCCTTTATATTTTCCTCTTTTGCGATTAGAGCGGTGGGTGAGGCAGCGATGGCTATGGTTGAAGAAGTTCGCAGACAGTTTAAAAATATTCCCGGTATTATGGAAGGCAAAGCCACGCCGGAATATGATAAATGTGTGGCGATTTCTACCAATGCTTCATTGAAAAAAATGTTGCTGCCGGGAGCTATCGCGCTTATCAGTCCCTTAATCATTGGTTTTGTATTTGGCCCTGAGGTACTCGGCGGTTTTTTAGCCGGGGCGACCGTGTCAGGCGTGCTGATGGGTATGTTCCAGAATAATGCCGGTGGCGCCTGGGATAATGCTAAAAAGTCCTTTGAAAAAGGCGTTGAGATCAATGGCGAAATGCACTACAAGAAATCAGATCCGCACAAAGCCTCTGTAACCGGTGATACAGTTGGAGACCCTTTTAAAGACACGTCAGGTCCTTCCATGAACATTCTCATTAAGTTGATGAGTATCGTTTCTTTGGTCATTGCGCCGACCATTGCCAAGCTGCATTCCGATGACATCCAGAAGAATCTCAAACAGAAGCAGGAAAACATTCAGCAACTACTGGGAACTGAGCATCAACAGGCATATATCAATCATCTTCTGATACAAAACAATGATACCGCAGCCTTATTCACAAGGCATGTTGCAGATAAAAAAGAATTATCAGGTTCATAA
- a CDS encoding queuosine precursor transporter: MINRFLKDRPSKLFLGFTAFFVANALIAECIGGKIFSLEKVFGFQPANLTLFGESGLSFTLTCGVLLWPLEFVITDIVNEFFGPKAVRRISYTAIILIAYAFIMFYLSIHIPSADFWITSGKEKGIDNMQKAFNGIFGQGMWIIIGSLVAFLFSQLVDVYVFQKIKKRTGDKMIWLRATGSTLVSQLVDSYIVLIIAFKIGNNWAWSLVLAIGVMNYIYKFVVAIIMTPVIIYVEKWIERYVGKETAHKMRLSAMGQEADSKDDGFANIPTAG, encoded by the coding sequence ATGATTAATCGATTTTTAAAGGACCGTCCCTCTAAACTGTTCTTAGGCTTTACCGCTTTTTTTGTAGCCAATGCCCTGATTGCAGAATGTATCGGCGGGAAAATCTTTTCTTTGGAAAAGGTTTTTGGGTTTCAGCCTGCGAACCTGACATTATTCGGAGAAAGCGGCCTTTCTTTTACCTTGACCTGCGGCGTGTTGTTATGGCCCCTGGAGTTTGTCATTACCGACATTGTAAATGAGTTCTTCGGCCCCAAAGCAGTGAGAAGAATTAGCTATACTGCGATCATTTTGATTGCGTATGCCTTTATCATGTTTTATTTGTCCATTCATATTCCATCAGCAGATTTTTGGATCACTTCGGGCAAAGAAAAAGGTATTGATAATATGCAAAAAGCCTTTAATGGTATTTTCGGGCAGGGTATGTGGATTATTATCGGCTCCCTGGTTGCCTTTCTCTTCTCCCAGTTGGTAGACGTCTATGTGTTCCAGAAGATCAAAAAAAGAACCGGCGATAAAATGATCTGGCTTAGGGCAACAGGCTCTACCTTGGTTTCCCAACTGGTGGACAGTTATATTGTATTGATTATTGCCTTTAAGATCGGCAATAATTGGGCCTGGTCTCTGGTACTGGCTATCGGTGTAATGAATTATATCTATAAGTTTGTGGTAGCAATTATTATGACACCTGTTATCATCTATGTAGAGAAATGGATCGAGCGTTATGTGGGCAAGGAAACAGCCCATAAAATGCGGCTTAGTGCCATGGGGCAGGAAGCCGATTCAAAGGACGATGGCTTTGCAAATATACCAACAGCGGGTTAA
- a CDS encoding RagB/SusD family nutrient uptake outer membrane protein translates to MKHLNKYTTKALLIVSAACLITGSCKKDYLDSKPLSFYTPESTYNTAEGLKGALVACERNLRYNWSGDGAPEITQLIFSDIAVDGTDDKSGPAQNMDLQITPDAISSGNDNANHNRIYYYWHQGYADIKYANTVITYIDEPKWDTTDQEQLAIRNDILGQAYFHRAYRYYELTNEFGDVPWIGKLYNEPKLDFKTVDRTVILKQIQSDMQYAVQWVTDEGKAKGEVTKGACQHLLAKINLALGDFDGAIQAATDLIDGGVYHLMTERFGQDANNAGKNVVWDLHLNSNKDIATNKEALMLVIDKPDMDGKFDGGTQIMRQTLPYLAGGKIKTPLGNKGLSDRADIPLSFSAVTGRGIGRCRPSWYAEKAIWTDAGSDLRHAPGNWMEMEDFVYNEPALKGKDPYYGKHLQKYSDDNVLLCGDTLRQWFGFPFYKLYIPDNINTPPRGGNGDWYVFRLAETYLVRAEAYFWKGDLAHAAEDINKVRIRAKATPIQASDVTMAMILDERARELYYEEERKVELTRIAYLYAQLGKSYKGHTYSAANFSTSNFWYDRVMECNNFYKNNTVTPHGDMYKISPYHVLWPVPQSAIDANTGARINQNQGYSGAEGNIEPLKEIPQG, encoded by the coding sequence ATGAAACATTTAAATAAATATACAACTAAGGCACTTCTTATTGTCAGCGCTGCCTGCTTGATAACTGGTAGCTGTAAAAAGGACTACCTGGATTCCAAACCACTGTCTTTCTATACACCTGAGAGTACCTATAATACGGCAGAAGGATTAAAAGGGGCGTTAGTCGCTTGTGAGCGCAATCTGCGATATAATTGGTCCGGTGACGGTGCACCGGAAATTACCCAGTTGATCTTTTCTGATATTGCAGTAGATGGTACTGACGACAAGTCCGGGCCAGCGCAGAATATGGATCTGCAGATCACGCCCGATGCCATAAGCAGTGGTAATGACAACGCCAATCATAACCGGATTTATTATTACTGGCATCAGGGGTATGCAGACATTAAATATGCCAATACCGTGATTACCTATATCGATGAACCCAAGTGGGATACGACAGATCAGGAGCAGCTGGCTATCAGAAATGACATTTTGGGACAGGCCTATTTTCACAGAGCCTACCGTTATTATGAACTGACCAACGAGTTTGGTGACGTGCCCTGGATCGGTAAGCTCTATAATGAGCCTAAACTGGATTTTAAAACTGTCGACCGAACGGTTATTTTGAAACAGATCCAGTCCGATATGCAATATGCTGTTCAATGGGTCACTGATGAGGGAAAGGCGAAAGGGGAAGTAACCAAAGGAGCCTGTCAACACCTGTTGGCTAAAATTAATCTGGCTCTGGGTGATTTTGATGGCGCTATACAGGCAGCGACCGATCTGATCGACGGCGGCGTTTACCACCTCATGACCGAGCGTTTTGGCCAGGACGCGAATAATGCCGGAAAAAACGTCGTATGGGATCTGCATTTAAACAGCAATAAGGACATCGCTACGAATAAGGAGGCGCTGATGCTGGTGATTGATAAACCCGATATGGATGGAAAATTTGACGGAGGCACACAGATCATGCGTCAAACGTTGCCCTATCTGGCCGGTGGTAAGATTAAAACGCCTTTAGGCAATAAAGGCCTTTCCGACAGAGCGGATATTCCGCTGTCCTTTTCCGCTGTCACCGGCAGAGGAATCGGCCGTTGCCGCCCGAGTTGGTATGCGGAAAAAGCGATCTGGACGGATGCAGGAAGTGACCTGCGTCATGCACCCGGCAACTGGATGGAAATGGAGGACTTCGTTTACAATGAACCGGCCTTAAAGGGAAAGGACCCCTATTATGGTAAGCACTTACAGAAATACAGTGATGACAATGTACTGCTTTGCGGTGATACATTGCGCCAATGGTTCGGTTTTCCTTTCTATAAATTGTATATCCCCGATAACATCAATACGCCTCCCAGAGGAGGCAACGGAGACTGGTATGTATTTCGCCTGGCAGAAACCTATCTGGTCCGTGCGGAAGCCTATTTCTGGAAGGGCGATTTAGCACACGCTGCAGAGGATATCAATAAAGTCAGAATCAGGGCCAAAGCGACACCTATTCAGGCTTCTGATGTAACCATGGCGATGATTCTGGACGAAAGGGCACGGGAATTATATTATGAAGAAGAAAGAAAAGTGGAGCTTACACGTATCGCTTACTTATATGCGCAACTCGGCAAATCTTATAAGGGGCATACCTATTCCGCTGCCAATTTTTCTACCAGTAATTTTTGGTACGACAGGGTTATGGAATGTAACAACTTCTATAAGAACAATACGGTGACGCCGCACGGAGACATGTATAAGATCAGCCCATATCATGTATTGTGGCCCGTTCCGCAAAGTGCCATAGATGCCAATACAGGGGCACGCATCAATCAAAACCAGGGATATTCAGGCGCAGAGGGTAATATTGAACCTTTAAAGGAGATCCCGCAGGGTTAA
- a CDS encoding UbiA-like polyprenyltransferase, whose protein sequence is MSTIKNYLSLVKFAHTIFALPFAMIGFTLGAVVVYQQGSFTGKEILIKLLLVLVCMVTARSAAMAFNRYLDRHFDARNPRTAIREIPKGIISAGSALRFTVVNCLLFMAATAFINPICLILSPVALFVILFYSYTKRFTSLCHLVLGLGLSLAPIGAYLALTGVFSLLPILFSLAVITWVSGFDIIYAMQDIDFDKSQSLHSIPTAMGGARALKTSELLHVLSSAFVVVAGIYGHFSWLYWIGIGVFIGMLVYQHLLVKPNDLSRVNIAFMTANGIASVVFGCLVIADIIFI, encoded by the coding sequence ATGAGCACCATTAAAAATTATCTGTCGCTTGTAAAATTTGCCCACACGATATTTGCCCTGCCCTTTGCCATGATTGGCTTTACATTGGGTGCAGTGGTTGTATATCAGCAAGGCAGTTTTACAGGTAAAGAGATTCTAATTAAACTATTACTGGTCCTGGTTTGTATGGTAACGGCCAGAAGCGCCGCTATGGCATTTAACCGGTATTTAGACCGTCACTTCGATGCGCGTAATCCCAGAACGGCCATCAGGGAAATTCCCAAAGGGATCATTTCTGCGGGTAGTGCGCTGCGGTTTACCGTTGTTAACTGTCTATTGTTTATGGCGGCAACTGCGTTTATCAATCCGATATGCCTCATACTCTCTCCTGTCGCTTTATTTGTCATTTTATTTTACAGCTATACGAAGAGATTTACCTCACTTTGTCATCTAGTACTGGGCCTTGGACTTTCACTGGCACCCATCGGAGCCTATCTGGCTTTAACCGGTGTTTTCTCCCTGCTCCCGATCCTGTTTTCCCTGGCAGTGATAACCTGGGTAAGTGGTTTTGATATTATTTATGCCATGCAGGATATCGATTTTGATAAATCGCAAAGCCTGCATTCCATACCGACTGCAATGGGCGGGGCCAGGGCGCTCAAGACCTCTGAACTGCTACACGTGCTGAGTTCAGCTTTTGTGGTTGTGGCCGGGATCTATGGACATTTTTCCTGGTTGTATTGGATTGGTATCGGTGTATTTATTGGTATGTTGGTCTATCAGCATCTGCTGGTCAAGCCTAATGATCTCAGTCGGGTGAATATCGCCTTTATGACGGCTAACGGCATTGCCAGTGTGGTATTTGGCTGTCTGGTTATTGCAGACATTATTTTTATTTAG
- a CDS encoding SusC/RagA family TonB-linked outer membrane protein: MKETHPKVSGICYFTRNPLKTFSLAVIALLFTGISTSQATPHKTVSFTKETDHYQQMVSGIVRDTSGAPIEGASVEVAGSKRGTLTDAQGHYQIEAASGATLVFRFVGYIEQSIQVKGNELNVSLVPETTTLDEVVMIGYGTQKKRDLTGAVSTVNTERLKNENPTSLQDIMRSNVPGLAVPYSTSAKPSGDFQIRGKNTLNAGATPLIVLDGVIYYGSINDINPDDIASVDVLKDASSVAVYGAKAAEGVIAITTKKGKTGKPTVSVNANYGRVTPEINRRPYDAAGYVKFRENVALSQNASTAEPYEYSDPRKLPSDISVDEWLAYDGSKGDPVRIWLQRLLMRNVEIDNYLAGRSVNWYDMIINSGTQQNYTASLSGKTDRVSYYWSAGYQNNEGVVYGDKYSIVRSRLNLDAKVTDFFSMGMNLGFAVRDESGVPADWDRAITNSPLGSIYTDDSSTLRYSPNDQQGLGETENVLAGPTFTDRLKKYYTLNTNFYGKVKLPFGIQYQVNFTPQFEWYQYYNHNSSQFIGSNWEVQGGIAHREHSVTYQWNIDNLLTWNHDFGDHHFEVTLLQNAEKYQYWKDLVDNNGFVPNDNLGYHNIGAGTNPIPSSDDQYGTGQAFMGRLIYSYKQRYLLTASVRRDGYSAFGDDFKWGTFPAVALGWEFTKEPWFKTNWLDYGKLRLSYGINGNRDIGRYVALSNITTGKYFHVGEDGAVESVSELFVANMANPRLQWERTAAYNVGLDFKMFHGVISGSIDAYKSRTTNLLVKRSLPDLIGFSYIWTNLGRIDNKGLEFALTSQNINRSNFKWSSSFNFSLNRNKIVSLYGDQQDIRDEEGNVIDHREPDDIANGWFIGHPLDVVWDYKVLGVYSTDEADLANKYGQQPGDFKIEDVNGDGKYTNEDKQFLGYKNPRYTWSLRNDFTFLNNFNFSFVIYSKLGGMSQYNTAKNNSGFIDRSSWYDLPYWTPDNQINDYSRLFSSDGGASYNVWRKTSFVRLANVSLAYTFPRDLIKKAQIKDLRVYFTVRNAAIYAPDWDFWDPEMATQGPSPRSYTLGLNVTL, translated from the coding sequence ATGAAAGAAACACATCCAAAAGTTTCTGGTATCTGCTATTTTACCAGAAACCCACTAAAGACTTTCTCTCTGGCGGTCATCGCACTGTTGTTTACGGGAATATCTACCAGCCAGGCAACTCCCCACAAAACAGTTTCTTTTACAAAAGAAACGGACCATTATCAACAAATGGTTTCAGGGATAGTCCGGGACACATCCGGTGCACCCATTGAGGGTGCTTCGGTTGAAGTGGCCGGTTCAAAAAGGGGTACCCTCACAGACGCCCAGGGACACTATCAAATTGAAGCCGCCAGCGGCGCCACGCTTGTATTTAGATTTGTCGGCTACATAGAACAATCCATCCAGGTAAAAGGCAACGAACTGAATGTTAGCCTTGTACCGGAAACGACCACTTTAGACGAAGTGGTGATGATCGGTTATGGTACCCAAAAGAAAAGGGATTTAACGGGTGCTGTATCCACGGTCAACACGGAACGATTAAAAAATGAAAACCCTACTTCGTTACAGGATATTATGCGTTCCAACGTACCGGGGCTGGCCGTTCCTTATAGTACATCTGCCAAACCGTCCGGAGATTTTCAGATACGCGGTAAGAATACTTTGAATGCGGGGGCAACACCGCTAATTGTTCTGGACGGAGTGATCTATTATGGTTCGATCAATGATATTAATCCAGATGATATAGCGTCCGTGGATGTCTTAAAGGACGCAAGCTCTGTTGCTGTATATGGTGCAAAAGCTGCTGAAGGTGTCATTGCCATTACCACCAAGAAGGGTAAAACCGGCAAACCAACCGTTTCAGTGAATGCCAACTATGGCAGAGTTACCCCGGAAATCAACCGGCGTCCTTACGATGCGGCAGGCTATGTCAAGTTTAGAGAAAACGTGGCGCTAAGCCAGAACGCCTCAACGGCAGAGCCTTATGAATATAGTGACCCCAGAAAATTGCCGAGTGATATAAGCGTAGACGAGTGGCTGGCCTATGATGGCTCTAAGGGGGACCCTGTACGTATCTGGCTGCAGCGGTTGTTGATGAGAAATGTAGAGATAGACAATTATCTGGCCGGGCGCAGTGTTAACTGGTACGATATGATCATCAATAGCGGTACCCAGCAAAACTATACCGCGAGCTTGTCCGGAAAAACGGACCGGGTATCCTATTATTGGTCTGCCGGTTATCAGAATAACGAAGGTGTTGTTTATGGAGACAAGTATTCTATTGTCAGGAGCCGTTTAAACCTGGATGCGAAAGTAACGGATTTTTTCAGCATGGGTATGAATCTGGGCTTTGCCGTCAGAGATGAAAGCGGCGTACCTGCGGACTGGGACCGGGCTATAACCAACTCTCCCTTGGGTTCCATTTATACTGATGATTCGTCCACATTGCGCTATAGTCCTAACGACCAACAAGGCCTGGGAGAAACCGAGAATGTACTGGCGGGGCCGACCTTTACAGACCGGCTTAAAAAGTATTACACGCTCAATACTAATTTTTACGGAAAAGTAAAGTTACCCTTTGGTATTCAGTATCAGGTAAACTTCACGCCTCAATTTGAGTGGTATCAATATTACAACCACAATTCTTCTCAGTTTATCGGTTCCAACTGGGAGGTACAAGGAGGTATTGCGCATAGAGAGCATTCAGTTACGTACCAATGGAATATCGATAACCTGCTGACCTGGAATCACGACTTTGGAGATCATCATTTTGAAGTTACCTTACTGCAGAATGCGGAAAAATACCAGTACTGGAAAGACTTAGTGGATAACAATGGCTTTGTACCGAATGACAACCTAGGTTATCATAATATTGGTGCAGGTACTAATCCGATCCCTTCCAGCGATGACCAGTACGGTACAGGTCAGGCTTTTATGGGTAGACTCATTTATTCTTATAAACAACGTTATCTTTTGACCGCCTCCGTGAGAAGGGATGGTTATTCCGCCTTCGGAGATGATTTTAAATGGGGTACTTTCCCGGCCGTGGCGCTGGGTTGGGAGTTTACAAAGGAGCCCTGGTTTAAAACCAACTGGTTAGACTACGGAAAGTTGCGTCTCTCCTATGGTATAAACGGCAACCGTGATATCGGCCGTTATGTTGCGCTGTCTAATATTACCACCGGCAAATATTTTCATGTGGGTGAAGACGGCGCAGTAGAATCTGTCAGTGAACTGTTCGTTGCTAATATGGCTAATCCTCGCCTCCAATGGGAAAGAACGGCCGCCTATAATGTCGGTCTGGATTTTAAAATGTTCCATGGTGTCATCTCCGGGAGTATCGACGCTTATAAAAGTAGAACGACCAATCTGCTTGTTAAGCGTTCGTTGCCTGATCTTATCGGATTTAGCTATATCTGGACCAACCTGGGCAGAATTGATAATAAAGGGCTTGAGTTTGCACTGACTTCACAAAATATCAATCGTTCCAACTTTAAATGGAGCAGTTCTTTTAATTTTTCTTTAAACCGCAATAAGATCGTCAGTCTCTATGGCGATCAGCAGGATATTCGTGATGAAGAAGGTAACGTAATCGACCACCGGGAGCCGGATGATATTGCAAATGGCTGGTTTATCGGCCATCCACTGGATGTGGTCTGGGATTATAAAGTGTTGGGTGTTTATTCCACCGATGAGGCAGATCTGGCGAATAAATACGGACAGCAGCCTGGTGACTTTAAGATTGAAGATGTTAACGGCGACGGCAAGTACACGAATGAGGACAAACAGTTCCTGGGTTATAAAAATCCAAGATATACTTGGTCGTTGCGCAATGATTTTACCTTCCTGAATAACTTCAATTTTTCTTTTGTGATTTATTCAAAGCTGGGAGGGATGTCTCAGTATAATACCGCTAAAAACAACAGCGGATTTATTGACCGCAGTAGTTGGTATGATCTGCCTTACTGGACACCAGACAATCAGATCAACGATTATTCAAGACTATTTTCCAGTGATGGTGGCGCAAGTTATAATGTTTGGCGAAAAACATCTTTTGTCCGTTTGGCGAATGTCTCACTGGCTTATACCTTCCCAAGGGATCTCATCAAAAAGGCACAGATCAAGGATCTACGCGTTTATTTTACTGTCAGAAATGCGGCTATATATGCCCCCGACTGGGACTTCTGGGATCCAGAAATGGCGACTCAGGGACCTTCTCCCCGGTCTTATACACTGGGCTTAAATGTTACGTTGTAA
- the ruvX gene encoding Holliday junction resolvase RuvX encodes MGRIICIDYGGKRTGIAVTDPLKIIASALTTIPTTEFISFLKSYLASEQVERILIGEPKNWDESDTHATAMVKKAIAKLRKNFPDIHIETIDERYTSKMASQAMVEMGMKKKDRRQKGNTDQIAATIMLQEYLGHHI; translated from the coding sequence ATGGGAAGAATCATATGTATCGACTATGGTGGAAAGCGCACGGGAATAGCGGTTACAGATCCGCTAAAGATCATTGCCAGTGCGCTTACAACTATACCTACGACAGAATTTATCTCTTTTTTAAAGAGCTATTTAGCAAGTGAACAGGTGGAACGAATTCTAATTGGCGAGCCTAAAAACTGGGATGAATCAGATACACATGCGACAGCCATGGTTAAAAAGGCCATTGCCAAACTTCGAAAGAATTTTCCCGATATACATATTGAGACAATTGACGAGCGTTATACATCCAAGATGGCCAGTCAGGCCATGGTGGAGATGGGCATGAAGAAAAAGGATCGGCGCCAGAAAGGCAATACCGACCAAATAGCGGCTACGATTATGTTACAGGAATATTTGGGGCATCATATTTGA